A genome region from Macaca nemestrina isolate mMacNem1 chromosome 15, mMacNem.hap1, whole genome shotgun sequence includes the following:
- the LOC105470606 gene encoding phosphoenolpyruvate carboxykinase, cytosolic [GTP] — protein sequence MPPRLQNGLNLSAKVVQGTLDSLPKAVREFLENSAELCQPDHIHICDGSEEENARLLGQMEEEGILRRLKKYDNCWLALTDPRDVARIESKTVIVTQEQRDTVPIPKTGLSQLGRWMSEEDFEKAFNARFPGCMKGRTMYVIPFSMGPLGSPLSKIGIELTDSPYVVASMRIMTRMGTPVLEALGDGEFVKCLHSVGCPLPLQKPLVNNWPCNPELTLIAHLPDRREIISFGSGYGGNSLLGKKCFALRIASRLAKEEGWLAEHMLILGITNPEGEKKYLAAAFPSACGKTNLAMMNPSLPGWKVECVGDDIAWMKFDAQGNLRAINPENGFFGVAPGTSVKTNPNAIKTIQKNTIFTNVAETSDGGVYWEGIDEPLASGVTITSWKNKEWSPEDGEPCAHPNSRFCTPASQCPIIDAAWESPEGVPIEGIIFGGRRPAGVPLVYEALSWQHGVFVGAAMRSEATAAAEYKGKIIMHDPFAMRPFFGYNFGKYLAHWLSMAQHPAAKLPKIFHVNWFRKDKEGKFLWPGFGENSRVLEWMFNRIDGKAGAKLTPIGYIPKEDALNLKGLGHINVMELFSISKEFWEEEVEDIEKYLEDQVNADLPCEIERQILALKQRISQM from the exons ATGCCTCCTCGACTGCAAAACGGCCTGAACCTCTCGGCCAAAGTCGTCCAGGGAACCCTGGACAGCCTGCCCAAGGCAGTGAGGGAGTTTCTTGAGAACAGTGCTGAGCTGTGTCAGCCTGATCACATCCACATCTGCGACGGCTCCGAGGAGGAGAACGCGCGGCTTCTGGGCCAGATGGAAGAGGAGGGCATCCTCAGGCGGCTGAAGAAGTATGACAACTG CTGGTTGGCTCTCACTGACCCCAGGGATGTGGCCAGGATTGAAAGCAAGACAGTTATCGTCACCCAAGAGCAAAGAGACACAGTGCCCATCCCCAAAACAGGCCTCAGCCAGCTCGGTCGCTGGATGTCAGAGGAGGATTTTGAGAAAGCGTTCAATGCCAGGTTCCCAGGGTGCATGAAAG GTCGCACCATGTACGTCATCCCATTCAGCATGGGGCCGCTGGGCTCGCCTCTGTCGAAGATCGGCATCGAGCTGACGGATTCGCCCTACGTGGTGGCCAGCATGCGGATCATGACGCGGATGGGCACGCCCGTCCTGGAAGCACTGGGCGATGGGGAGTTTGTCAAATGCCTCCATTCTGTGGGATGCCCTCTGCCTTTACAAA AGCCTTTGGTCAACAACTGGCCCTGCAACCCGGAGCTGACGCTCATCGCCCACCTGCCTGACCGCAGAGAGATCATCTCCTTTGGCAGTGGGTATGGCGGGAACTCGCTGCTCGGGAAGAAGTGCTTTGCTCTCAGGATAGCCAGCCGGCTGGCCAAGGAGGAAGGGTGGCTGGCAGAGCACATGCTG ATCCTGGGTATAACTAACCCCGAGGGTGAGAAGAAGTACCTGGCAGCTGCATTTCCCAGCGCCTGCGggaagaccaacctggccatgATGAACCCCAGCCTCCCCGGGTGGAAGGTGGAGTGCGTTGGGGATGACATCGCCTGGATGAAGTTTGACGCACAAG GTAATTTAAGGGCTATCAATCCAGAAAATGGCTTTTTCGGTGTCGCTCCTGGGACTTCTGTGAAGACCAACCCCAATGCCATCAAGACCATCCAGAAGAACACCATCTTTACCAACGTGGCCGAGACCAGCGATGGGGGCGTTTACTGGGAAGGCATTGATGAGCCGCTAGCTTCAGGCGTCACCATCACTTCCTGGAAGAATAAGGAATGGAGCCCAGAGGATG GGGAACCTTGTGCCCACCCCAACTCGAGGTTCTGCACCCCTGCCAGCCAGTGCCCCATCATTGATGCTGCCTGGGAGTCTCCGGAAGGCGTTCCCATTGAAGGCATTATCTTTGGAGGCCGTAGACCTGCTG GTGTCCCTCTAGTCTATGAAGCTCTCAGCTGGCAACATGGAGTCTTTGTGGGGGCGGCCATGAGATCAGAGGCCACAGCAGCTGCAGAATATAAAG GCAAAATCATCATGCACGACCCCTTTGCCATGCGGCCCTTCTTTGGCTACAACTTCGGCAAATACCTGGCCCACTGGCTTAGCATGGCCCAGCACCCAGCAGCCAAGTTGCCCAAGATCTTCCATGTCAACTGGTTCCGGAAGGACAAGGAAGGCAAATTCCTCTGGCCAGGCTTTGGAGAGAACTCCAGGGTGCTGGAGTGGATGTTCAACCGGATCGATGGGAAAGCCGGTGCCAAGCTCACACCCATAGGCTACATCCCCAAGGAGGATGCCCTGAACCTGAAAGGCCTGGGGCACATCAACGTGATGGAGCTCTTCAGCATCTCCAAGGAattctgggaggaggaggtggaagacATTGAGAAGTATCTGGAGGATCAGGTCAATGCTGACCTCCCCTGTGAAATCGAGAGACAGATCCTTGCCTTGAAGCAAAGAATAAGCCAGATGTAA